A DNA window from Kitasatospora atroaurantiaca contains the following coding sequences:
- a CDS encoding quinone-dependent dihydroorotate dehydrogenase: MYKLLFNLVFKKMDPEKAHHLAFFWIRLAASVPGLKQLVRLALAPRDPALRTTALGLDLPGPFGLGAGFDKNGIGIDGLSMLGFDFIEVGTITGEPQPGNPAPRLFRLVEDRALINRMGFNNQGSERVAARLAPRQRTTSTPVVGVNIGKTKVVEEVDATADYLKSTERLAPHADYLVVNVSSPNTPGLRNLQAVEILGPLLWDVRKKADEVTSHHVPLLVKIAPDLADEDIDEIADMALHLGLDGIIATNTTIGREGLKESAARIEEIGMGGLSGAPLKARSLEVLQRLRARTEGRLTLVAVGGIETAEDAWERIVHGADLVQGYSAFIYEGPFWMRRMHKGLSARLKAGGFKNIAEAVGTAKAA, translated from the coding sequence TTGTACAAGCTTCTGTTCAACCTGGTCTTCAAGAAGATGGACCCGGAGAAGGCCCACCACCTCGCCTTCTTCTGGATCCGTCTCGCGGCCTCCGTCCCGGGCCTCAAGCAGCTGGTCCGCCTGGCGCTGGCCCCGCGCGACCCCGCGCTGCGGACCACCGCGCTCGGGCTCGACCTGCCCGGTCCGTTCGGGCTCGGCGCGGGCTTCGACAAGAACGGCATCGGCATCGACGGCCTGTCGATGCTGGGCTTCGACTTCATCGAGGTCGGCACCATCACCGGTGAGCCGCAGCCGGGCAACCCCGCGCCGCGGCTGTTCCGCCTGGTCGAGGACCGCGCGCTGATCAACCGGATGGGCTTCAACAACCAGGGCTCGGAGCGGGTCGCCGCCCGCCTGGCCCCCCGTCAGCGCACCACCTCCACCCCGGTGGTGGGCGTCAACATCGGCAAGACCAAGGTGGTCGAGGAGGTCGACGCCACCGCGGACTACCTCAAGAGCACCGAGCGGCTCGCGCCGCACGCGGACTACCTGGTGGTCAACGTCAGCTCGCCGAACACCCCCGGCCTGCGCAACCTCCAGGCCGTCGAGATCCTCGGCCCGCTGCTCTGGGACGTCCGCAAGAAGGCCGACGAGGTCACCTCCCACCATGTCCCGCTGCTGGTGAAGATCGCCCCCGACCTGGCCGACGAGGACATCGACGAGATCGCCGACATGGCGCTGCACCTCGGCCTGGACGGCATCATCGCCACCAACACGACGATCGGCCGCGAGGGGCTGAAGGAGTCGGCCGCGCGGATCGAGGAGATCGGCATGGGCGGGCTCTCCGGCGCCCCGCTGAAGGCCCGCTCGCTGGAGGTGCTGCAGCGCCTGCGCGCCCGCACCGAGGGCCGGCTGACGCTGGTCGCGGTCGGCGGCATCGAGACCGCCGAGGACGCGTGGGAGCGGATCGTCCACGGCGCCGACCTGGTGCAGGGGTACAGCGCCTTCATCTACGAGGGCCCGTTCTGGATGCGCCGGATGCACAAGGGCCTGTCGGCGCGGCTGAAGGCCGGCGGCTTCAAGAACATCGCCGAGGCGGTGGGCACCGCGAAGGCCGCATGA